A window of Acipenser ruthenus unplaced genomic scaffold, fAciRut3.2 maternal haplotype, whole genome shotgun sequence genomic DNA:
tttttttcaaaaaaaaattttGGTCTCTAAAGATGCAAGTTTAAAATGAGGCAAGTTTTTAATAttgctgagggagttcattctatatagagggggtggaattcaatatgttaacaagggaacattattcagcagctttcattggactctatgaagctgagggagttcattctatatagagggggtggaattcaatatgttaacaagggaacattattcagcagctttcattggactctatgaagctgagggagttcattctatatagagggtgtggaattcaatatgttaacaagggaacattattcagcagctttcactggactctatgaagctgagggagttcattctatatagagggggtggaattcaatatgttaacaagggaacattattcagcagctttcattggactctatgaagctgagggagttcattctatatagagggggtggaattcaatatgttaacaagggaacattattcagcagctttcattggactctatgaagctgagggagttcattctatatagagggggtggaattcaatatgttaacaagggaacattattcagcagctttcattggactctatgaagctgagggagttcattctatatagagggggtggaattcaatatgttaacaagggaacattattcagcagctttcattggactctatgaagctgagggagttcattctatatagagggggtggaattcaataggttaacaagggaacattattcagcagctttctgtTTGATGAAAGCTACAGAGAGGAAGTAGTGTTTGATTGGATAATCGAGGCACCGCCCTCTGTTAATATGTTCTCTTCTGCAGGCCCCACCCCCTGACTCGAGGACAGAAGCTGATGCAGGTAGAGGCTGTAACTCTATCCCTAACCCCAGCCATTACCCCAACCCCCTACCCTAGCCATTACCCCAACCCCCTACCCTAGCCAttaccccaacccccaccccagcCATTACCCCAACACCCCCCTAGCCATTACCCCAACCCCCCACCCCAGCCATTACCCCAACCCCCCCTAGCCATTACCCCAACCCCCTACCCTAGTCAttaccccaacccccaccccagcCATTACCCCAACACCCCCCTAGTCAttaccccaacccccaccccagcCATTACCCCAACCCCCTACCCTAGCCATTACCCCAACCCCCACCCTAGCCATTGTCCAGCCGCTGCTCCTGTACAGGTGTGCTGTTTCCATGGCTGTGCTCCTGTAGAGGTGTGCTGTTTCCATGGCTACGCTCCTGTACAGGTGTGCTGTTTCCATGGCTACGGTTAGCATTGCTTGCCTCATTCATTTTCTTTCCTCTCTTGTTTCAGGCTTCAGCGACGGAGTCATTAACAGGTATGTGAGAGGATTCGGGCCCTCGCTCGAGTTCACGTTTCTGATCGCTTCGTTTCCATGGCTACGCGGGCGTCGATTTTAACCGCTAGGTTTTCATCTCCTAGATTTTTCGTTTTCAGGAAAGATAAGTGATCTGTCGCGGCTGTCCTGCAGAAGTTACACAGAATCAATAGGATTTCTGTGTCTTCCTGTATTTTCACTCTGTATTTCAGCAGCCAGTTTGTCAGCGCTGACTCTGTGTTTAGTTTGGTTTGGGTGTCGTGTCTCTTCTCTCCAGTAGAGGGTGTAGTTTTTCTCCAGTGTGTTTTTGGCGCTGGCTCTGTGTTTAGTTTGGTTTGGGTGTCGTGTCTCTTCTCTCCAGTAGAGGGTGTAGTTTTTCTCCAGTGTGTTTTTGGCGCTGACTCTGTGTTTAGTTTGGTTTGGGTGTCGTGTCTCTTCTCTCCAGTAGAGGGTGTAGTTTTTCTCCAGTGTGTTTTTGGCGCTGACTCTGTGTTTAGTTTGGGTGTCGTGTCTCTTCTCTCCAGTAGAGGGTGTAGTTTTTCTCCAGTGTGTTTTTGGCGCTGACTCTGTGTTTAGTTTGGTGTGGGTGTCGTGTCTCTTCTCTCCAGTAGAGGGTGTAGTTTTTCTCCAGTGTGTTTTTGGCGCTGGCTCTGTGTTTAGTTTGGTTTGGGTGTCGTGTCTCTTCTCTCCAGTAGAGGGTGTAGTTTTTCTCCAGTGTGTTTTTGGCGCTGACTCTGTGTTTAGTTTGGTTTGGGTGTCGTGTCTCTTCTCTCCAGTAGAGGGTGTAGTTTTTCTCCAGTGTGTTTTTGGCGCTGACTCTGTGTTTAGTTTGGTTCGGGTGTCGTGTCTCTTCTCTCCAGTAGAGGGTGTAGTTTTTCTCCAGTGTGTTTTTGGTGCTGGCTCTGTGTTTAGTTTGGTTTGGGTGTCGTGTCTCTTCTCTCCAGTAGAGGGTGTAGTTTTTCTCCAGTGTGTTTTTGGCGCTGACTCTGTGTTTAGTTTGGTGTGGGTGTCGTGTCTCTTCTCTCCAGTAGAGGGTGTAGTTTTTCTCCAGTGTGTTTTTGGCGCTGACTCTGTGTTTAGTTTGGTGTGGGTGTCGTGTCTCTTCTCTCCAGTAGAGGGTGTAGTTTTTCTCCAGTGTGTTTTTGGTGCTGACTCTGTGTTTAGTTTGGTTTGGGTGTCGTGTCTCTTCTCTCCAGTAGAGGGTGTAGTTTTTCTCCAGTGTGTTTTTGGTGCTGACTCTGTGTTTAGTTTGGTTTGGGTGTCGTGTCTCTTCTCTCCAGTAGAGGGTGTAGTTTTtcctgcagtgtttttttgtccGTGTCTGGTGTGCTCTCCACTCCCAGGCGGCATGGTTTGCTGAATTctgctctctctgtctgtgtcaggAAGGTTCCTGTGGTCCGGCTGACCCGGCTGGTTCTGGACTGGAAGCCCGGTTGCAAGCCGCCCCGTTTCAGAGTCCTGTCCGGGGGGAACGGGCGCAGCGATGCGCTGGTGCAGCTTCAGCATGGGAGCGTCACAcgggtactgtgtgtgtgtgtgtgtgtgtgtgtgtgtgtgtgtgtgtccctgtgtgtgtgtgtccctctgtgtttgtgtgtgtgtgtgtccccctctgtgtgtgtgtccctgtgtgtgtgagtccctctgtgtgtgtgtgtgtgagtccctctgtgtttgtgtgtgtgtgtgtccctctgtGTATGTGTTACTAAAAATATAATCCAATTAGTTACAAAAAAGTAATTGTTATAGTTACAAGCTACTCAAAAATGCAATCAGATTGCAGTaattctccctctctctctcctctcctctctctcctctctctcctctctcctctctcctctctctcctctccccctctctgctctccccctctctcctctctctctcctctctctcctctctctcctctctctctctctctctcctctctctcctctctcctctctctcctctctctcctctctctcctctctctcctctctctctctcctctcctctctcctctctcctctctcctctcctctctcctctctcttctctcctctctctcctctctctctcctctctctctcctctctctcctctcctctctcctctctctctctctctcctctctctctctctcctctctcctctctcctctctctcctttctcctgtctctcctctctcgcccctctcctcccctctctcctctctcctctcccctctcctctcctctctctctcctctctcctctctcctctttctctctcctctcctctctcctctcccattcTCTCGCTCTCAGACCAGCCCCTGTGTGTCCTTCCCTGACTCCACGTCACCCCCTTCAGACTGCGAGGgggagtgcagcagcagcagcccctcCAGCAGCAGCGTTCCTGCAGCCAGCTCCCTGCAGCGCCCCGGCGCGGCCTCGGAGCCCCGGCccgggagggggagggaggagcgCCCCCGAGTGGAGGGGAGCATGCACTGCACCTCGTGTCGAACCCGGGGCCAGCTGGCGCTGTGCTGCGAGTGCGGGAGGGGGTTCCACGCGCAGTGCCACGTGCCCCCTCTGCTGCGCCtcctgaggtgtgtgtgtgtgtgtgtgtgtgtgtgtgtgtgtgtgtgtgtgtgtgtgcgcgtgtgtgtgggtgtgtgtctcagggtgggtgtgtgtgtgtttgtctctcagggtgtgtgtctctctctctctctcctctctctctctctctctcttctctctctctctctctctgtattcatgCTCCTGTCTGTTctgtgcagtctctctctctctctctcctctctctctctctctctctctctctctctctctctctctctctctctattcaagCTCCTGTCTGTTCTCTGCAGTGCTCAGTGGAAGTGTATGCTGTGTCGTGATTTCTCAGAGGAGTACAAATACGAGTTCTCTCCCAAATCAGAGACGCCCGGCCTCAGCTTACTGGACCAGAaggtgagtgtctgtctgtctgtccgtctctgtctgtctctgtctgtctgtctcggtgtctgtctgtctctgtctgtctgtctgtctgtctctgtgtgtctgtctgtctgtctgtctgtctgtctgtctgtctgtctgtctgtctgtctctgtgtctgtctctgtctctgtctgtctgtctgtctgtctgtttgagtAACAGCATGTTGAGGACAGAAAGCTGctcccagcttgatcagcccccagtgtgtctcgctaacaagctcaggtgtgtctgattattaaactcccagtgaaaccaggactggatcacactgctgtgcagcgggagtctgattcccagccctgcgaGGCGGAGAGATGTCCTCCAGGCAGGCATGAAGCACTCTGTGTTGAGAGCTAACGAAATCCTCTCCCTTCCACAGAAATGTTCGCACCTGCTGTTGACTCTGTACTGTCACAAAGCCAGCCCCAGCCTCTACAAACCCCCCAGCCCGGTCTCGGTGAGTCTGCCTGCCTTcatcaccctcctcctcctccgtcaCAAACCCAGCTTCTGATTCATATTGAgcgtgcagtgttgaaagaaacacatatttgagtgtgcagtgttgaaagaaacacatatattTGGGCAAACGTGGATTTATCATTAGAAAAATATCCAGTACTGCCCTGGATTTAAAAAtgattctttctttttctttctttctaggaCTTGGGTAGCTACGTTGACCTCACTCTGATTCGGGGCCGCTTGCTCAGAAAGCTCTCCCCCTCGTACTGCAGGCCAGAGGACTTTGTGGCTGATATCTGGCTGCTTCTCTCCAACGTCCTGAAACACTCCCAGGTAGAGAGTGAATTCAAtaactaacgactagaagtctttctcagcgtcttcagtgtgaattcaatgactaacgactagaagtctttctcagggtcttcagtgtgaattcagtgactaacgactagaagtctttctcagggtcttcagtgtgaattcaatgactaacgactagaagtctttctcagggtcttcagtgtgaattcaatggctaacgactagaagtctttctcagggtcttcagtgtgaattcaatgactaacgactagaagtctttctcagggtcttcagagtgaattcaatgactaacgactagaagtctttctcagggtcttcagagtgaattcaatgactaacgactagaagtctttctcagggtcttcagagtgaattcaatgactaatgactagaagtctttctcagggtcttcagtgtgaattcaatgactgacgactagaagtctttctcagggtcttcagagtgaattcaatgactaacgactagaagtctttctcagggtcttcagtgtgaattcaatgacgaacgactagaagtctttctcagggtcttcagagtgaattcaatgactaatgactagaagtctttctcagggtcttcagtgtgaattcaatgacgaacgactagaagtctttctcagggtcttcagagtgaattcaatgactaatgactagaagtctttctcagggtcttcagtgtgaattcagtgaTTCaaagcgttttgttttttttttccagaaatccAGAGTCACGCGGACGGTGGCGGTCCTGCGATCCTCGTTTCCCGAGAAGCTCCGAGACACTTTCGGAGACGCTCTGGATCCCAGGTATCTGGAGCCGGAGATCTGCTTATCGATTTCGAGGAAGCGAGGGAACGGGGAAACGTCCTGCTTGGATAACGAGGAATCACAAAGCAAGAGAATCCGTCCGGAGCTCTCGGAAAAGACTTGAAGGAAAACCACCACCTGGAAGAGTCGGGATTCTGACATCCCGAAGAatcgtctctttttttttttgtattttttattttataagacATTAAGATACACCGCACCCctttagttaaaaataaaacccacttTATAAACTGAAGTGAAGCAAGACAACcgttctctctcactctctctctcccttttcctctctcctctcctctatcaTCTCTCCTTttcccctctttccctccctcccttttcctctcctttctcctctccctcctcttttcccttctctcctctatcctcttttcctctcctctcttcccttctGTCTCCCTcttttcctctcctctcttcctctcctctcttcctttCTCTGTCTCCCTCTTTTCCTCTCCTCTATCATCTCTCCttttcccctctctccctccctcccttttcctctcctttctcctccctcctttcccttctctcctctcctcttttcctctctctctctcagtaatCTGGGAAACGCaatgacacttaaaaaaaaaacaaaaacacacaaacacagtcttCAGGTGCTTTCATTCTATTTGAATTGTTTGTTGATTTTATTATCTTGAATAAAATGTAGTGTTCGGTTACAGCGGCTTAGAACGCATCACTGTCCAAATAATGAGGGGACCCTAATCTGTGCTGCacaggagagtgaatctacaCTGTGGGGACGTGGGGACCCTAATCTGTGCTGCacaggagagtgaatctacagtgtggggacCCTAATCTGTGCTGCCcaggagagtgaatctacagtgtggggacGTGGGGACCCTAATCTGTGCTGCacaggagagtgaatctacagtgtggggacGTGGGGACCCTAATCTGTGCTGCacaggagagtgaatctacagtgtggggacCCTAATCTGTGCTGCCcaggagagtgaatctacagtgtggggatGTGGGGACCCTAATCTGTGCTGCacaggagagtgaatctacaCTGTGGGGACGTGGGGACCCTAATCTGTGCTGCacagagtgaatctacagtgtggggacGTGGGGACCCTAATCTGTGCTGCacaggagagtgaatctacagtgtggggacCCTAATCTGTGCTGCacaggagagtgaatctacagtgtggggatGTGGGGACCCTAATCTGTGCTGCacaggagagtgaatctacagtgtggggacGTGGGGACCCTAATCTGTGCTGCacaggagagtgaatctacagtgtggggatGTGGGGACCCTAATCTGTGCTGCacaggagagtgaatctacagtgtggggatGAGGGGACCCTAATCTGTGCTGCacagagtgaatctacagtgtggggatGTGGGGACCCTAATCtatgctgcacagggagagtgaatctacagtgtggggatGAGGGGACCCTAATCTGTGCTGCacagagtgaatctacagtgtggggatGTGGGGACCCTAATCtatgctgcacagggagagtgaatctacagtgtgggggtgcggtgacactgtatattataaagacatttcagagggctggatctcatcgatatcagggtctagcgctgtatattataaagacatttcagagggctggatcgcatcaatatcagggtctagcgctgtatattataaagacatttcagagggctggatctcatcaatatcagggtctagcgctgtatattataaagacatttcagagggctggatcgcatcaatatcagggtctagtgctgtatattataaagacatttcagagggctggatcccatcaatatcagggtctagcgctgtatattataaagacatttcagaggactggatcgcatcaatatcagggtctagcgctgtatattataaagacatttcagagggctggatcgcatcaatatcagggtctagcgctgtatattataaagacatttcagagggctggatcgcatcgatatcagggtctagcgctgtatattataaagacatttcagagggctggatcgcatcgatatcagggtctagcgctgtatattataaagacatttcagagggctggatcgcatcaatatcagggtctagtgctgtatattataaagacatttcagagggctggatcgcatcaatatcagggtctagtgctgtatattataaagacatttcagagggctggatcgcatcactatcagggtctagcgctgtatattataaagacatttcagagggctggatcgcatcgatatcagggtctagcgctgtatattataaagacatttcagagggctggatcgcatcgatatcagggtctagcgctgtatattataaagacatttcagagggctggatcgcatcactatcagggtctagcgctgtatattataaagacatttcagagggctggatcgcatcgatatcagggtctagtgctgtatattataaagacatttcagagggctggatcgcatcgatatcagggtctagcggtgtatattataaagacatttcagagggctggatcgcatcgatatcagggtctagcgctgtatattataaagacatttcagagggctggatcacatcaatatcagggtctagcgctgtatattataaagacatttcagagggctggatcgcatcgatatcagggtctagcgctgtatattataaagacatttcagagggctggatcgca
This region includes:
- the LOC131736762 gene encoding transcription intermediary factor 1-beta-like, which encodes MTPSGSPAPSGKAAANRAAAETQGSIEAPPPDSRTEADAGFSDGVINRKVPVVRLTRLVLDWKPGCKPPRFRVLSGGNGRSDALVQLQHGSVTRTSPCVSFPDSTSPPSDCEGECSSSSPSSSSVPAASSLQRPGAASEPRPGRGREERPRVEGSMHCTSCRTRGQLALCCECGRGFHAQCHVPPLLRLLSAQWKCMLCRDFSEEYKYEFSPKSETPGLSLLDQKKCSHLLLTLYCHKASPSLYKPPSPVSDLGSYVDLTLIRGRLLRKLSPSYCRPEDFVADIWLLLSNVLKHSQKSRVTRTVAVLRSSFPEKLRDTFGDALDPRYLEPEICLSISRKRGNGETSCLDNEESQSKRIRPELSEKT